One genomic region from Arthrobacter sp. YN encodes:
- a CDS encoding MSMEG_6728 family protein, translating to MQTFLPFADFRESAKALDTSRLGKQRVEALQVLRALVIPEYGWQQHPAVRMWMGHVPALTMYGLAMADEWMGRGHPDNTRANIAEFAPQAAHPDYASRIVMPPWLGHEDLHLSHRSKLLGKDPKHYAQIFPGIEEKLEYVWPEPKHEFHPEDPEEDRLLILRSNVEDLRPEQLTTVSMPPHGKAKSAPVADPDEYQFVYAEEKSRRQVGGPKKRPVAPREKKPTRKRQAQEQAFNTLPGKTELAVPFDDGQTFAVGLIQGRPITVDGRFARNFEVTNVIKRSDFDYPALLQDPRVFFPVPAPAL from the coding sequence ATGCAGACTTTCCTCCCCTTCGCCGATTTCCGTGAGAGTGCCAAGGCGCTCGACACCTCAAGGCTCGGCAAGCAGCGCGTCGAAGCACTCCAGGTCCTCCGCGCTTTGGTGATCCCGGAGTACGGTTGGCAGCAGCACCCCGCCGTCCGCATGTGGATGGGCCACGTCCCTGCCCTCACCATGTACGGCCTGGCCATGGCCGACGAATGGATGGGCCGCGGGCACCCGGACAACACGCGCGCGAACATCGCCGAGTTCGCCCCGCAGGCAGCCCACCCGGACTACGCCTCCCGGATTGTCATGCCGCCGTGGCTCGGACACGAGGACCTGCACCTCAGCCACCGCTCCAAGCTGCTGGGCAAAGACCCCAAGCACTATGCGCAGATTTTCCCCGGCATCGAGGAAAAGCTGGAATACGTGTGGCCTGAGCCCAAGCACGAGTTCCACCCGGAGGACCCGGAAGAGGACCGCCTCCTGATCCTGCGCTCCAACGTGGAGGACCTCCGCCCGGAGCAGCTCACCACCGTCAGCATGCCGCCGCACGGCAAGGCCAAGTCCGCGCCTGTTGCAGACCCGGACGAGTACCAATTTGTGTACGCGGAGGAGAAGTCCCGCCGGCAGGTAGGCGGCCCCAAGAAACGTCCGGTGGCACCGCGCGAGAAGAAGCCCACGCGGAAGCGCCAGGCACAGGAGCAGGCGTTCAACACCTTGCCCGGCAAGACCGAGCTGGCCGTTCCGTTCGATGATGGCCAGACGTTCGCTGTTGGCTTGATCCAAGGCCGGCCCATCACGGTGGACGGCCGCTTCGCCCGCAACTTCGAGGTCACCAACGTGATCAAGCGCTCCGACTTCGACTATCCCGCGCTCCTGCAGGATCCCCGGGTCTTCTTCCCGGTCCCGGCCCCCGCGCTGTAG
- a CDS encoding DUF1622 domain-containing protein, which translates to MDFQHIIEEVGRYMDFAGVAVMVIGALVSVPMALRGYQPKRASGLTPFSPYRSYRQLLGRSILLGLELLVAADIIRTVAVTPTFESVGVLAIIVLIRTFLSFSLELEITGRWPWQKEKNAEAGEPLRSQS; encoded by the coding sequence ATGGATTTCCAGCACATCATCGAAGAAGTCGGCCGGTACATGGACTTCGCCGGGGTGGCGGTCATGGTGATCGGAGCCTTGGTTTCCGTTCCGATGGCCCTGCGCGGCTACCAGCCAAAGCGCGCCTCCGGCCTCACACCGTTCTCCCCCTACCGTTCCTACCGGCAGCTCCTGGGTCGGTCCATCCTTCTAGGGCTCGAGCTCCTGGTGGCCGCGGACATCATCCGGACCGTCGCCGTCACCCCCACTTTTGAGAGCGTGGGCGTCCTCGCAATCATCGTGCTGATCCGGACCTTCCTGAGCTTCTCCCTGGAACTGGAAATCACTGGCCGCTGGCCGTGGCAGAAGGAAAAGAACGCCGAAGCTGGCGAGCCGCTACGATCACAGTCATGA
- a CDS encoding nucleoside hydrolase gives MTQSAPFFLDCDTGIDDALALAYLLASPRADLVGIGTVSGNVSAAGGARNTLDLLNLAGHPDIPVAVGAHDPQVGTFHGGAPHVHGDNGIGGVDLVQSDREPVKATAAELLVQLAHQYAGELRLVAIGPLTNIAEALRLEPTLPELIAEVTIMGGAALAPGNITPVAEANIANDPEAAAEVLAADWNVTLVPLDVTMTNVLEENHRQELLATEHPVSQALGEMLGYYFGFYVDIFGRACSAMHDPLAAAIAVRGVELTLAPTVRIQVDTTDGPGRGQTVCDLRGQYAGFPKQRGARCRVVMEIGEDFAPHLLGTLQAAWLSEEQETVPVA, from the coding sequence ATGACCCAGTCCGCACCCTTCTTCCTTGACTGCGATACCGGCATCGACGACGCCCTCGCCCTCGCCTACCTCCTGGCCTCTCCGCGGGCTGACCTGGTAGGAATCGGCACGGTCAGTGGCAACGTCAGTGCAGCAGGCGGCGCCCGGAACACCTTGGATCTGCTGAATTTGGCCGGCCACCCGGACATTCCGGTGGCTGTCGGTGCGCACGATCCGCAAGTGGGTACGTTCCACGGCGGGGCACCGCACGTCCATGGCGACAACGGCATCGGCGGCGTGGACTTGGTCCAGTCTGACCGTGAACCGGTGAAAGCCACCGCTGCGGAACTGTTGGTCCAGCTGGCCCACCAGTACGCCGGGGAGTTGCGCTTGGTGGCCATCGGCCCGCTGACCAACATCGCCGAGGCGCTGCGCCTGGAACCCACGCTGCCAGAGCTCATTGCCGAGGTCACCATCATGGGCGGCGCAGCACTGGCCCCGGGGAACATTACGCCGGTGGCCGAGGCCAACATCGCCAACGATCCCGAGGCCGCTGCCGAGGTGCTGGCCGCCGACTGGAACGTCACCCTGGTACCCCTGGACGTCACCATGACCAACGTCTTGGAGGAAAACCACCGCCAGGAGTTGCTGGCCACCGAGCACCCGGTGTCGCAGGCGCTGGGAGAAATGCTCGGCTACTACTTCGGCTTTTACGTCGACATCTTCGGCCGGGCATGCTCGGCGATGCACGATCCCCTCGCCGCGGCCATCGCCGTCAGGGGAGTGGAGCTGACACTGGCTCCCACCGTTCGCATCCAGGTGGACACCACTGACGGACCCGGTCGCGGCCAGACAGTGTGCGATCTCCGCGGACAGTACGCCGGCTTCCCGAAACAGCGCGGGGCACGCTGCCGGGTAGTCATGGAAATTGGCGAAGACTTCGCACCGCACCTGCTTGGTACTTTGCAGGCGGCCTGGCTCTCTGAAGAGCAGGAGACTGTGCCCGTCGCCTGA
- a CDS encoding type II toxin-antitoxin system VapC family toxin translates to MIAYVDTSAAMKLVVDERESSAAAAYLVEAAASGGHLVASMLLYTELHCAARRRNMPFDVVNAVLAGINLVDITRSDLMYAAALPGQLRSADAIHLATAIRLQTDKLVAYDHELLLAATESGLTTASPGA, encoded by the coding sequence GTGATCGCCTACGTCGACACTTCCGCCGCCATGAAGTTGGTGGTCGATGAACGCGAATCCTCGGCCGCTGCCGCCTACCTGGTAGAGGCAGCAGCCTCCGGAGGCCACTTAGTGGCCTCCATGCTCCTCTACACGGAGCTTCACTGCGCGGCCCGTCGCAGGAATATGCCGTTCGACGTTGTCAACGCCGTTTTGGCTGGCATCAACCTGGTGGACATAACCCGCTCAGATCTCATGTATGCAGCTGCCCTTCCGGGGCAACTTCGCAGCGCGGATGCCATTCATTTGGCGACGGCCATTCGGCTCCAGACCGACAAATTGGTTGCTTATGACCATGAACTGCTTCTTGCCGCTACAGAGTCAGGCCTGACCACCGCGTCACCGGGGGCGTAG
- a CDS encoding pullulanase X25 domain-containing protein, with the protein MGANTAENTNLRLKAVLDILAESVWSETTLNAGEVLAEAIVRVPFNDHEAELLSGGIPRGHKTLTSASAKLVKAGWLVKGRSGWTIPEDGLRATVAFPDAAAFGAALDAGTPVPADVPVPTAPPATAPSAKTAAKKAAATKRAAAPRKAAAPKVAATDVAEPKVAAAKVSAPKAKAATATKAPAAKKATRKAPAKAAAATAVETVPQPEAVAIAGDFNKILGAPEDWAPQYDEAQMEFNPLVQVWTITAELPAGFYTYKIALNRSWDENYGAFGARDGANHELNHDGGPVTITYSHETRDIVVG; encoded by the coding sequence ATGGGCGCGAACACCGCCGAGAACACCAACCTTCGTCTGAAGGCCGTACTGGACATCCTCGCTGAAAGCGTGTGGTCCGAGACAACCCTCAACGCCGGCGAGGTCCTGGCCGAAGCGATCGTCCGCGTACCTTTCAATGATCACGAGGCTGAACTTCTCAGTGGCGGCATCCCCCGCGGTCACAAGACCCTCACCTCGGCATCGGCCAAGCTGGTCAAGGCCGGCTGGCTGGTCAAGGGCCGTTCCGGCTGGACCATTCCGGAGGACGGCCTGCGTGCCACCGTGGCTTTCCCGGACGCGGCCGCTTTCGGTGCAGCGCTCGACGCCGGAACCCCGGTTCCAGCCGACGTTCCCGTTCCGACGGCCCCGCCTGCGACGGCCCCGTCTGCGAAGACTGCCGCCAAGAAGGCTGCAGCCACCAAACGGGCTGCGGCTCCGAGGAAAGCGGCTGCTCCGAAGGTCGCAGCTACCGACGTAGCGGAGCCGAAGGTTGCCGCCGCGAAGGTGTCGGCTCCCAAGGCCAAGGCCGCCACAGCCACCAAGGCGCCGGCTGCGAAGAAGGCCACCCGCAAGGCGCCGGCCAAGGCAGCGGCGGCCACCGCCGTCGAAACCGTGCCGCAGCCCGAGGCCGTCGCGATTGCCGGTGACTTCAACAAGATCCTCGGTGCGCCCGAGGATTGGGCGCCGCAGTACGACGAAGCCCAGATGGAGTTCAACCCGCTGGTCCAGGTGTGGACCATCACGGCTGAACTGCCTGCCGGCTTCTACACGTACAAGATCGCACTCAACCGGTCGTGGGATGAGAACTACGGTGCGTTTGGCGCCCGTGATGGTGCCAACCACGAGTTGAACCACGACGGCGGCCCGGTCACCATCACGTACAGCCACGAGACGCGGGACATCGTGGTCGGCTAA
- a CDS encoding alpha/beta hydrolase: MTQPWEPDILGEGFEQQTLNLDGGAVATVVRYLGTQPEWLGTLDGAAGTGIDADVLYVHGWSDYFFQKHLAEFWHRAGARFYALDLHNYGRSLSPGMVPGFVTNLADYDADIAAALSAMGRSGDPGRDRPLILLGHSTGGLTLSLWAARHPGMASALILNSPWLEFQATELGRRAIAPLVGLHARLHPLAPLPPVDPGIYTRAVSATLDGEWDYNLEWRPDRGFPVTPAFLDAVFRGQATVAAGLGIDVPVLVLLSDKSYLQPRWSADALTADVALNVDAVAHRSLSLADTVTVSRLPNAFHDIFLSPEPIRREAFARIGRWVPTALQLSDAMEWEARTAGL, encoded by the coding sequence ATGACACAGCCATGGGAACCGGACATTCTTGGCGAGGGCTTTGAGCAGCAAACGCTCAACCTCGACGGCGGCGCTGTCGCCACCGTGGTGCGGTACCTCGGGACCCAGCCGGAGTGGTTGGGCACCTTGGACGGGGCTGCTGGCACTGGAATTGATGCCGATGTCCTTTACGTCCACGGCTGGTCCGACTACTTCTTCCAAAAGCACCTGGCCGAGTTCTGGCACCGGGCCGGTGCACGCTTCTACGCCCTGGACCTGCACAACTACGGCCGCAGCCTGAGCCCGGGCATGGTGCCGGGATTTGTCACCAACCTGGCCGACTACGACGCCGACATCGCAGCAGCACTGTCAGCGATGGGCCGTTCAGGTGACCCCGGGCGGGATCGGCCTCTCATTCTCTTGGGCCACTCCACCGGTGGGCTCACCCTCAGTCTGTGGGCTGCCCGCCATCCTGGAATGGCGTCGGCGTTGATCCTCAACAGTCCCTGGCTGGAGTTCCAGGCGACTGAGCTCGGCCGGCGGGCGATCGCGCCCTTGGTAGGGCTCCACGCCCGACTCCACCCCTTGGCACCGCTGCCGCCAGTAGATCCGGGCATCTATACCCGGGCTGTATCAGCCACCCTCGACGGCGAATGGGACTACAACCTTGAGTGGCGGCCTGACCGGGGCTTCCCTGTCACGCCCGCATTCCTTGACGCCGTGTTCCGGGGACAAGCCACCGTTGCCGCCGGTTTGGGCATAGACGTCCCAGTGCTTGTGCTGCTCTCGGACAAGAGCTACCTGCAGCCAAGGTGGTCCGCAGACGCGCTCACGGCCGACGTAGCCTTGAACGTGGACGCCGTGGCCCACCGTTCCCTGTCCTTGGCGGACACGGTCACGGTGAGCCGGTTGCCGAATGCGTTCCACGACATCTTCCTGTCGCCCGAACCCATCCGGCGGGAAGCCTTCGCACGCATCGGGCGCTGGGTTCCCACAGCACTCCAGCTTTCGGATGCAATGGAGTGGGAAGCCAGGACCGCAGGCCTGTAG
- a CDS encoding Beta-galactosidase C-terminal domain, whose translation MVLNHNDAPSSVDVLDGGTDRLSGRAVTGLVELPANGVLILDEILDESAGRAAD comes from the coding sequence ATGGTGCTCAACCACAACGACGCACCGTCCAGCGTGGACGTGCTCGACGGCGGCACGGACCGCCTCAGCGGACGCGCGGTCACCGGTCTGGTTGAGCTCCCTGCCAACGGTGTCCTCATTCTGGACGAAATTCTGGACGAATCTGCAGGACGGGCGGCGGACTGA
- a CDS encoding MFS transporter encodes MNIPTATAPQAVDPQAPAPTQTPKAVTDEGRFHGKAAALLITTLVLAVLAFQLNASMITPALPHIGSFFGETPEAVAQVQSMFFLAGAIAGPVIGRWSDFIGRRNALLLVLAIMGAGTVLCIFAPTLPLLVTGRFMQGVSSAIFALSYIVLNEYLPARLFGTSIGIIAAINGGVGGVDGYFGGLMAETLGFQSIFVAVLVLAAIAVVCVIKVVPGGKSAVAPGRMDWWGAGSLSVFLVFITYFVSTGSSAGWTSPAALGLLAGSIVSFAAFWLIEKKRETPLVAVHHLRSRQVWPVIATTVLTLAGIFAIINFTVVLLSQDKENGFGLSASVAALLFLTPAALIGVFAAPLAGWIADRRGWIKTVRVGTATSLACAIVAALFSHNQVAVLIAIAALGIFYNGFFLTAINGLSVLLSPKEAPAALPGINGASFGIGASLGVVIVAPFAGQGTAAGYSTALWISVSITALAFIVSLFIAAPKGEKI; translated from the coding sequence GTGAACATCCCCACCGCCACAGCCCCGCAGGCTGTAGACCCGCAGGCCCCAGCACCAACGCAGACACCAAAAGCGGTCACGGACGAAGGCCGCTTCCACGGAAAAGCCGCCGCGCTGCTGATCACCACGCTGGTCCTGGCAGTGCTGGCCTTCCAACTCAACGCCAGCATGATCACCCCGGCACTCCCGCACATCGGCTCCTTCTTCGGCGAAACCCCAGAAGCCGTGGCACAGGTTCAGTCGATGTTCTTCCTGGCCGGCGCCATTGCCGGCCCGGTCATCGGGCGATGGAGCGACTTCATCGGCCGCCGCAATGCCCTCCTGCTGGTGCTGGCGATCATGGGCGCAGGAACGGTGCTGTGCATTTTCGCGCCTACCCTGCCGTTGCTGGTCACAGGCCGCTTCATGCAGGGTGTCTCCAGCGCCATCTTTGCGCTGTCCTACATCGTCCTCAATGAGTACCTGCCGGCCCGGCTCTTCGGCACCTCCATCGGCATCATTGCGGCCATCAACGGCGGCGTTGGCGGCGTGGATGGCTACTTCGGCGGACTTATGGCGGAGACCCTTGGCTTCCAGTCGATCTTCGTCGCCGTCCTGGTACTGGCCGCGATCGCCGTCGTCTGCGTCATCAAAGTGGTCCCCGGCGGCAAGTCCGCGGTCGCCCCGGGCCGGATGGACTGGTGGGGCGCAGGTTCCCTGTCCGTGTTCCTCGTCTTCATCACCTACTTTGTCTCCACGGGTTCTTCGGCCGGCTGGACCTCGCCTGCCGCCCTCGGCCTGCTCGCTGGAAGCATCGTTTCCTTTGCCGCGTTCTGGCTCATCGAAAAGAAGCGCGAAACTCCGCTGGTCGCGGTCCACCACCTCCGTTCACGCCAGGTTTGGCCCGTCATCGCCACCACCGTGCTGACCCTCGCCGGAATCTTCGCCATCATCAACTTCACTGTGGTGTTGCTGAGCCAGGACAAGGAGAACGGCTTCGGCCTGTCTGCGTCGGTCGCCGCTCTGTTGTTCCTCACGCCCGCAGCGCTCATCGGTGTATTTGCCGCACCGCTCGCCGGCTGGATCGCCGACCGCCGCGGTTGGATCAAGACCGTCCGGGTCGGCACGGCCACCAGCCTCGCCTGCGCGATCGTCGCTGCATTGTTCTCGCACAACCAAGTGGCCGTCCTGATTGCCATCGCCGCCCTGGGCATCTTCTATAACGGCTTCTTCCTCACGGCCATCAACGGCTTGTCCGTACTGCTCTCGCCCAAGGAAGCACCAGCCGCCTTGCCGGGCATCAACGGTGCCTCCTTTGGCATCGGGGCGAGCCTCGGCGTCGTGATTGTTGCCCCGTTTGCAGGTCAGGGCACCGCCGCCGGATACTCCACCGCCCTCTGGATCTCAGTGTCCATCACCGCTCTGGCCTTCATCGTCAGTCTCTTCATTGCGGCCCCCAAGGGCGAAAAGATCTAA
- a CDS encoding type II toxin-antitoxin system Phd/YefM family antitoxin, whose translation MTTIPHRELRNQSSKILERVKNGEVIDVTNNGEVTATLIPPSASPFERLLQAGSVRPASESPVDFSLLPRISSDMTTAEILADLRGDR comes from the coding sequence ATGACAACTATTCCGCATCGGGAACTACGCAACCAGAGCAGTAAGATTCTGGAACGCGTCAAGAATGGCGAAGTCATTGACGTCACCAACAATGGCGAGGTGACGGCCACCCTTATTCCTCCATCAGCTTCGCCTTTTGAGCGACTGCTCCAAGCAGGCAGCGTCCGGCCCGCCAGTGAGTCGCCTGTGGACTTCTCTCTTCTGCCTCGCATCAGCAGCGACATGACCACAGCCGAGATCCTGGCCGATCTGCGTGGCGATCGGTGA
- a CDS encoding GntR family transcriptional regulator — translation MTDNAVQFLSRPIATQPGQPLRVAAYSRIAEAIRTKILPPGSLLPTETELGIMMDVSRTVIREALMLLEEDGLTRARRGVGRFVADSLPRIGIEHIRPFDQLLGGPDQDIQVKRVAAIKQPASEFVAPGIGVQPDEDVWFWESVLIRNGEPVAHLQENVAQGIPEAQALAEAAEAPTLSASTLLEVLGGLPGASLGPGECEISLSTAGPSRAKLLGLRPSDPVLVLTQYVRRNGNAFYLAKCLVAAKAGHLSVIQSS, via the coding sequence TTGACCGACAACGCCGTCCAGTTCCTGTCACGACCCATCGCCACCCAGCCAGGTCAGCCTTTGCGCGTCGCGGCCTACTCCCGCATCGCCGAGGCCATCCGCACCAAGATCCTGCCGCCCGGTTCACTGCTCCCCACGGAGACCGAGCTGGGCATCATGATGGACGTCAGCCGCACCGTGATCCGGGAAGCGCTGATGTTGCTCGAAGAAGACGGTCTCACCCGGGCACGCCGTGGAGTGGGCCGCTTCGTAGCCGACTCGCTCCCCCGCATCGGCATCGAACACATCCGCCCGTTCGACCAACTCCTTGGCGGGCCGGACCAAGACATCCAGGTCAAACGGGTAGCCGCCATCAAGCAGCCCGCGTCGGAATTCGTGGCTCCTGGCATCGGCGTGCAGCCTGATGAAGACGTGTGGTTCTGGGAAAGCGTGCTCATCCGGAACGGCGAGCCTGTTGCCCACCTCCAGGAAAACGTGGCCCAAGGAATCCCCGAAGCCCAGGCCCTGGCCGAAGCGGCAGAGGCTCCCACACTTTCCGCATCAACGCTCCTGGAGGTCCTCGGTGGTCTTCCCGGGGCTTCCCTTGGGCCGGGCGAATGCGAAATCAGCCTCAGCACCGCCGGTCCCAGCCGCGCAAAGCTGCTGGGCCTCCGCCCGTCCGACCCCGTACTGGTCCTCACCCAATACGTGCGCCGGAACGGTAATGCCTTCTACCTCGCCAAATGCCTGGTGGCTGCCAAGGCCGGCCACCTCTCCGTCATCCAGTCCTCCTGA
- a CDS encoding ArsR/SmtB family transcription factor has protein sequence MDTVFKALADPTRRELLDELFREDGQSASALGARFEMTRFGIAKHLKLLEDAGLVVTRRRGREKLHFLNPVPIRLIHDRWVSKYAEPWAAALSDLKSRLESPMEKIFEIYIKTTPERLWEAITDSEIRSKYQFGNTFTSDWTPGSRFEMHNVNADAPLGEGENIEVDPPRRLVQTMRALWGEDVKAEGTSRITWEIEPVGDSCHLTVTHDQLREGANDQLYGGWPMILSGLKTWLETGEKLTTPGSLMYT, from the coding sequence ATGGACACCGTGTTCAAGGCCTTGGCGGACCCCACCCGCAGGGAATTGCTGGACGAACTGTTCCGCGAGGATGGCCAGTCCGCGTCCGCCTTGGGAGCCCGGTTCGAGATGACCCGCTTCGGCATCGCCAAGCACCTCAAGCTGCTGGAAGATGCGGGATTGGTGGTCACCCGCCGTCGGGGTCGCGAAAAGCTGCACTTCCTGAACCCGGTACCCATCCGCCTCATCCACGATCGTTGGGTGAGTAAATACGCAGAACCATGGGCCGCTGCCCTCAGCGACCTCAAATCCAGATTGGAAAGTCCCATGGAAAAGATCTTCGAGATTTATATCAAGACCACTCCGGAACGGCTCTGGGAAGCCATCACCGACAGCGAGATCCGCAGCAAGTACCAGTTCGGAAACACTTTCACCTCGGACTGGACGCCCGGAAGCCGCTTCGAGATGCACAACGTCAACGCTGACGCACCGCTAGGCGAGGGCGAGAACATCGAAGTCGATCCCCCGCGACGCCTCGTCCAGACCATGCGTGCGCTGTGGGGCGAGGATGTGAAGGCCGAGGGAACGTCGCGGATCACCTGGGAGATTGAACCCGTGGGAGACTCCTGCCACCTCACCGTCACGCACGATCAGCTCCGCGAAGGCGCCAACGACCAACTCTACGGCGGCTGGCCCATGATCCTCTCCGGCCTTAAGACCTGGCTTGAAACCGGCGAAAAGCTCACCACACCCGGCTCGCTCATGTACACGTAG
- a CDS encoding acylphosphatase, with amino-acid sequence MTDEAQRVTARITGVVQGVGFRYWAARKADELMLKGTVRNSPDGSVELVAEGTVSDVEHLVAWLHSSGAPGQVTDVDFQVSDATEEFDDFRIID; translated from the coding sequence ATGACTGACGAAGCCCAGCGCGTCACAGCCCGCATCACCGGCGTTGTCCAGGGGGTCGGGTTCCGCTACTGGGCCGCCCGGAAAGCCGACGAACTGATGTTGAAGGGAACGGTCCGCAACAGCCCCGACGGCTCTGTGGAGTTGGTGGCCGAGGGAACTGTCTCCGATGTTGAGCACCTCGTGGCATGGCTCCACTCGTCGGGTGCCCCGGGCCAAGTGACGGACGTTGATTTCCAGGTTTCCGACGCAACGGAGGAGTTCGACGACTTCCGGATTATCGACTAG
- a CDS encoding ribokinase, giving the protein MSTSPQFAAPSSLAVVGSINLDITATAGRLPSPGETVGGGVLRQQPGGKGANQAVAAARLSGTSRMVGAVGQDDAGLGLISAMSGAGVDVQDIARVDAATGTALVLVDSEGENQIVVCPGANGSVSLEGVTFGADEAILCQLEVDQDVVLEAARRATGFFVLNAAPAAPIIPELLERCNLVIVNETEYELIPALRNAPLVAVTYGGDGSAIFVDGERVAEAPAVRVTDIANTIGAGDAFCAALVLALQSGLEYSHALAVANAVGADAVRDASSQPALKPLEHYIEATSSAAQPA; this is encoded by the coding sequence ATGAGCACGTCTCCTCAGTTTGCTGCGCCCTCATCCCTGGCCGTGGTGGGCAGCATCAACCTCGACATCACGGCCACCGCCGGCCGACTCCCCTCCCCGGGCGAAACCGTGGGTGGTGGCGTCCTCCGACAGCAGCCCGGCGGCAAGGGCGCCAACCAAGCCGTTGCCGCGGCCCGGCTCTCGGGCACGTCCCGCATGGTGGGGGCAGTGGGCCAGGACGACGCGGGACTCGGCCTCATCAGCGCGATGTCGGGTGCCGGCGTCGACGTCCAGGACATCGCCCGCGTGGACGCCGCTACGGGAACTGCGCTGGTGCTGGTGGACAGCGAGGGCGAGAACCAGATTGTGGTGTGCCCCGGCGCCAACGGTTCTGTGTCCCTGGAAGGTGTGACCTTCGGTGCCGACGAGGCCATTCTTTGCCAGCTCGAAGTGGACCAGGACGTGGTGTTGGAGGCCGCCCGGCGCGCTACGGGCTTCTTCGTCCTGAACGCCGCTCCGGCCGCGCCGATCATTCCCGAACTCCTGGAACGCTGCAACCTGGTGATCGTGAACGAGACAGAGTATGAACTGATTCCGGCCCTTCGAAATGCCCCGCTGGTTGCCGTCACTTACGGGGGCGACGGCTCAGCCATCTTTGTCGATGGAGAACGAGTGGCCGAGGCCCCGGCCGTACGTGTCACGGACATTGCCAACACCATCGGTGCCGGGGATGCGTTCTGCGCGGCGCTGGTCCTGGCGCTCCAGTCCGGGCTGGAGTATTCGCACGCCTTGGCAGTGGCAAATGCCGTTGGCGCGGACGCCGTCCGGGACGCTTCCTCGCAGCCCGCACTGAAGCCACTGGAGCACTACATTGAGGCGACAAGTTCTGCCGCCCAGCCCGCCTGA